One part of the Candidatus Krumholzibacteriia bacterium genome encodes these proteins:
- a CDS encoding PorT family protein, which translates to MKQLLSIIIVALLAGPLVGPAVAADAQWTLGFKGGLALSDLGGDDVIDSELGNRTGFAGGVFAQVDVSPNFGIRLEGLYHMKGASEDSANASATFKFDYIEFPVLLVGQVPASESAALSAFAGPVFAFNTSSKLAASIGDFGGSVDIKDYIASFEFALAFGLGASFDVGSVSIEVDGRYQLGLTTVDDGLGQALLLAPGDLDIKNRGWVFIAGVGFPIGG; encoded by the coding sequence ATGAAACAGTTGCTGAGTATCATCATCGTCGCGCTGCTGGCGGGGCCCCTGGTGGGCCCCGCCGTGGCGGCGGATGCACAGTGGACCCTGGGTTTCAAGGGCGGCCTCGCGCTGTCCGACCTGGGTGGTGATGACGTCATCGACTCCGAGCTGGGCAATCGCACCGGTTTCGCCGGCGGCGTGTTCGCCCAGGTGGACGTTTCGCCAAACTTCGGAATCCGCCTCGAGGGTCTGTACCATATGAAGGGCGCCAGCGAGGACTCGGCCAATGCCTCGGCAACCTTCAAGTTCGACTATATCGAGTTTCCGGTTCTGCTCGTCGGCCAGGTGCCGGCGTCGGAGAGCGCCGCGCTGAGTGCGTTCGCGGGGCCGGTCTTCGCCTTCAACACCAGCAGCAAACTCGCCGCGTCGATCGGTGATTTTGGCGGCTCGGTGGACATCAAGGACTACATTGCCTCGTTCGAGTTCGCCCTGGCCTTCGGCCTGGGCGCCTCGTTCGACGTGGGGAGTGTGTCCATCGAGGTGGATGGTCGCTACCAGCTCGGTCTCACGACCGTCGACGACGGCCTGGGGCAGGCCCTCCTGCTTGCGCCGGGCGACCTGGACATCAAGAACCGGGGATGGGTGTTCATAGCCGGCGTGGGATTTCCGATCGGCGGGTGA
- a CDS encoding SIMPL domain-containing protein (The SIMPL domain is named for its presence in mouse protein SIMPL (signalling molecule that associates with mouse pelle-like kinase). Bacterial member BP26, from Brucella, was shown to assemble into a channel-like structure, while YggE from E. coli has been associated with resistance to oxidative stress.), with protein sequence MKDNSGPVVLVAVGIVLCGWFVGRGFTNARTADRYVSVKGVSERDVRADMALWPIRFSSTDDNLARAQQKFDESRGAVVKFLASHGIDAASVELQNFDVTDVLANPYRGAGEVTSRYIITGTLMVRVDDPALVQVASQDLGSLVSAGVVFSSQGGYASGPTFLFTKLNDLKPQMIAEATASAREAAEQFAKDSGSGLGGIRQANQGIFQILPRDRAPGVMEESQVNKTVRVVSTVEYLLED encoded by the coding sequence ATGAAAGACAATTCCGGTCCGGTCGTCCTGGTGGCGGTCGGCATCGTGCTGTGCGGCTGGTTCGTGGGGCGCGGGTTCACCAACGCCCGCACCGCGGACCGCTACGTGTCGGTGAAGGGCGTGTCCGAGCGCGACGTGCGCGCGGACATGGCGCTGTGGCCCATCCGTTTCAGTTCCACCGACGACAACCTGGCGCGCGCGCAGCAGAAGTTCGACGAATCGCGCGGGGCGGTGGTCAAGTTTCTCGCCAGCCACGGCATCGATGCCGCCAGCGTGGAGCTGCAGAATTTCGACGTGACCGATGTGCTCGCCAACCCCTACCGCGGGGCGGGGGAGGTCACCAGCCGCTACATCATCACCGGGACGCTCATGGTCCGCGTGGATGATCCCGCGCTGGTGCAGGTGGCGAGCCAGGACCTTGGCTCGCTGGTCTCGGCCGGCGTGGTGTTCTCGTCCCAGGGGGGCTATGCCTCAGGCCCCACGTTCCTGTTTACGAAGCTCAACGACCTCAAGCCGCAGATGATCGCGGAAGCGACCGCGAGCGCGCGCGAGGCCGCCGAGCAGTTTGCCAAGGACTCGGGAAGCGGCCTGGGGGGTATCCGCCAGGCCAACCAGGGGATCTTCCAGATCCTGCCGCGCGACCGCGCGCCGGGTGTCATGGAGGAGTCGCAAGTCAACAAAACGGTGCGTGTTGTTTCGACCGTCGAGTATCTGCTCGAAGATTGA
- a CDS encoding PorT family protein: protein MKKLILSICVLSLVSIGVSQASAAKWAGVKGGINMADFGGSDAPDNTSMRNAFAGGAFFGWGINEQFGIQIEGLYMSKGAKGKDDSGGTPVDATVKLDYIEFPILFAVRFPAGEKLAFDIFAGPTLGFNIKAEYEAGGETQDVKDETESFEFGAAFGGGFYYMLESFSILADVRYGIGATTTQKDFEGQSYDVKNKGIGIMVGVAFPLGSNQ, encoded by the coding sequence ATGAAGAAACTGATCCTGTCGATCTGCGTGTTGAGTCTGGTTTCCATCGGTGTGTCCCAGGCCAGTGCCGCCAAGTGGGCGGGCGTCAAGGGCGGCATCAATATGGCCGACTTCGGCGGCAGCGATGCTCCCGACAACACCAGCATGCGCAACGCCTTCGCCGGCGGCGCGTTCTTCGGCTGGGGCATCAACGAGCAGTTTGGTATCCAGATCGAAGGGCTCTACATGAGCAAGGGTGCCAAGGGCAAGGATGACAGCGGCGGCACGCCGGTGGATGCCACCGTGAAGCTCGACTATATCGAATTCCCCATCCTGTTTGCCGTGCGGTTCCCGGCCGGTGAGAAGCTCGCCTTTGACATCTTCGCGGGACCCACGCTGGGATTCAACATCAAAGCCGAGTACGAAGCCGGTGGCGAAACACAGGACGTCAAGGACGAAACCGAAAGCTTCGAGTTTGGCGCGGCGTTCGGAGGCGGCTTCTACTACATGCTGGAGTCGTTTTCGATCCTGGCGGACGTGCGCTACGGCATCGGTGCCACGACGACTCAGAAGGATTTCGAGGGACAGTCTTACGACGTGAAGAACAAGGGGATCGGCATCATGGTGGGTGTCGCGTTCCCCCTCGGTTCGAACCAGTAA